In Herbaspirillum sp. WKF16, one genomic interval encodes:
- a CDS encoding hemagglutinin repeat-containing protein: protein MNKPSPSRVRLHLRLISLIGAIVVMHGAIAPPDARAQIVAAPSGPHRPVIDSTANGRALVQIVAPNAAGVSHNQYQQFNIGRGGALLNNATGNALTQQGGWVGANPSLGGKPARLIVNEVNSTNPSQLRGYLEVAGQRADVVVSNPNGILVDGFGFINASRGTLTTGTPVFGSGGALEALRVTQGSIAVGGEGFNDSGTAQVDLIARSVQLNAALWADRANVITGANRVDYANLGVQVIAGAGGAPTVALDVAAIGGMYANRIRLIGTEAGVGVRSYGKMASAGEFEIDSAGKVTLHGPTSAAAAMRIGSGEAIVNRATLSSGAAMALQAGVIDNAGGKILSGGDLALAAGALGNTAGEIRSNRNASLGLRSDFSHAQGDAIGAAGDLAIATTGDFSNQGELAAGGNVSVRAANIVNRKDGLLFAGQTTLLQAEQGIVNTGRIYGEDVAIAARSVTNDHEGVYGDNVPAGVIAARNSLNIGAANIVNREHALIKSDGDIAIGGALDGNGKAVGKAASVTNSSAAIDAGGKLTIASAALLNANAHFASELQLDPSKTRSWTEYEIDGYSHVYAADAVYLEPDGSVMQLVVRDTGGRFNHYTIREITETTRSTVVTASDPGKIVSRGDMLFSGGTVTNDKSAIVAGGALNGTIDGASNGGTNPQGEIHVHRDVVSIHRTTKSCAGGTRTCNKDSISYPSYDLPVTHFDLGIWKAQAHTTPDSRANPAAGQAPQVALLASSQLYRPGTAPGSTHYIETDPAFVNYRLFLSSDYQLGRLAMDPQRAQKRLGDGYYEQQLVNDQILRLTGRKQLGAYASDEDQYRALMDAGVTYGQRFGLAPGIALSAAQMAQLTSDLVWLVEQDVSLPDGSTQKALVPKVYLSRLREQDLKPTGALIAADSIDLRINGSLANAGTLRANTTLAIAASQDIDNTLGTMASDAGAGTTTLRTGRDFNNRSGTISGNRVAIVAGRDANIGTIANTSQSVHGTQVALERSGGVDAGTLWLQAQRDINLNAAAVNTTGDAALTAGNNLNLNAVKTQEELKVTYDDRNHLYKKQEQANGTTMRSGGNTALAAGNDLNAQAAYVNSDKAITATAGGNISIGAAAQAGSYDQEVYISSSGPLTSSSMHSKDKQTGTQAIGSTFSGDTVNLQAGRDIRVAGSNVVSSAGTQLAAQGNIDILASENVQSQTYSKVEKSSGLLSGGGVGVTIGSRTLENEQASRQVNHNASTIGAVNGNVNVVSGQAYTQAGSHVVAPQGDLRIQAGKIDIGAAIDTADATQDTRFKQTGVSLQIVNPVLSAAQAVQQLKQASEKVKDSRMKGLAAGAAALTIANTATQVGESKALAGGIDLAVSLGTSKSQSHSEQHSTTAVGSAALAGGDLSIIAKGAGRDSNLNVQGSKLEAGRNVLLNADNQINLSASRSTSEQHSSNSNSSMSVGASVGTSGLMFNVAASGGRGKGDGSDVSHTNTQVSAGNTLTMSSGGDTTLKGAVAKGKQVVADIGGNLAIESQQDSSTYQSRQQSLGGSLSAGPGRGVSGSINASRSRVDGNYQSVTEQSAINAGDDGFQVKVAGKTDLKGAKIASTDKAVEEGKNRLQTASLATSDINNKSEYKAESQSVSAGAGNNGGRSILNGAGVGVGGASGSESSVTTAGVSGIAGDTKVRSDKDSSKALVKKWDGRQLQEDVEAQAKITEAFGKQASQAIGDYAGAQLKKAVDSGDTEAIEKWKEGGAYRVALHTLAGGLSGGVAGAAGAGVTAATMPQIADAIKSMGLPEGVTKGLIAATGAAVGATVGGVQGAASGFNQTANNYLKHEEDQQKLKAKADCATSGNPSQCRRDVEKEYNQLGRERQGRKCTDAETCRANRDEIAGDLQTTLARQEELDRKSYQGKQKLTEIETQEYISNSEQISRMNSALEETQRQLRKVIPYDQWTAAEKEKAFADAMTAVGGLGATGAVGRVPSRQKADGAKDASWGLSISETKIMISSAQEEYKGTTVVGHALSKHAGRNPDLWGDITGSTKTWNEQGMQQLREIIRGPGEFLKKESGNGISFMEKRLPDGRGVRLNMDRTFKGFLD, encoded by the coding sequence CATCCGGCCCGCACCGTCCGGTGATCGACAGCACCGCCAACGGCCGTGCGCTGGTGCAGATCGTGGCGCCCAATGCGGCCGGCGTATCGCATAACCAGTACCAGCAGTTCAACATCGGGCGCGGCGGCGCCCTCCTCAACAACGCCACCGGCAACGCGCTCACGCAGCAAGGCGGCTGGGTCGGCGCCAACCCGAGCCTGGGCGGCAAGCCGGCGCGGCTGATCGTCAACGAGGTCAACAGCACCAACCCCAGCCAGCTGCGCGGTTACCTGGAAGTGGCCGGCCAGCGGGCCGACGTGGTGGTGTCCAATCCCAACGGCATCCTGGTCGACGGCTTCGGTTTCATCAACGCCAGCCGCGGCACCCTCACCACCGGCACGCCGGTCTTCGGCAGCGGCGGCGCGCTCGAGGCGCTGCGGGTCACGCAGGGCAGCATCGCCGTCGGCGGCGAGGGCTTCAACGACAGCGGCACCGCCCAGGTCGACCTGATCGCGCGCAGCGTGCAGCTCAACGCCGCGTTGTGGGCCGATCGCGCCAACGTGATCACCGGCGCCAACCGGGTCGACTACGCCAACCTGGGCGTGCAGGTGATTGCCGGCGCGGGCGGCGCGCCGACGGTGGCGCTGGACGTGGCCGCCATCGGCGGCATGTACGCCAACCGCATCCGGCTGATCGGCACCGAGGCCGGGGTGGGCGTGAGGAGCTACGGCAAGATGGCCTCGGCCGGGGAGTTCGAGATCGACAGCGCGGGCAAGGTCACGCTCCATGGCCCCACGAGCGCCGCCGCAGCGATGCGCATCGGCAGCGGCGAAGCCATCGTGAACCGCGCCACCTTGTCCTCGGGCGCGGCCATGGCGTTGCAGGCGGGCGTGATCGACAACGCCGGCGGGAAAATCCTGTCCGGCGGCGACCTGGCCCTCGCGGCCGGCGCGCTCGGCAATACCGCCGGCGAGATCCGCAGCAACCGCAACGCCAGCCTGGGACTGCGCAGCGATTTCTCCCACGCGCAGGGCGACGCCATCGGCGCGGCCGGCGACCTGGCCATCGCCACCACGGGCGACTTCAGCAACCAGGGGGAATTGGCCGCAGGCGGCAATGTGAGCGTGCGGGCCGCCAATATCGTCAACCGCAAGGACGGGCTGCTCTTTGCCGGCCAAACGACCTTGCTGCAAGCCGAACAGGGCATCGTCAACACCGGCCGCATCTATGGCGAGGATGTCGCCATTGCCGCCAGGAGCGTCACTAACGACCACGAAGGCGTCTACGGCGATAACGTCCCGGCCGGCGTGATCGCCGCGCGCAATAGCCTGAACATCGGCGCGGCCAACATCGTCAATCGCGAGCATGCGTTGATCAAGAGCGATGGCGATATCGCCATCGGCGGCGCATTGGACGGCAATGGCAAGGCGGTGGGCAAAGCCGCCAGCGTCACCAACAGCTCGGCCGCCATCGACGCCGGCGGCAAGCTGACGATTGCCAGCGCCGCGCTGTTGAACGCCAATGCGCACTTTGCCAGTGAGCTTCAGCTTGATCCGAGCAAGACACGTAGCTGGACCGAGTACGAGATCGACGGCTACAGCCACGTCTACGCCGCTGACGCGGTTTATCTGGAGCCGGATGGCAGCGTGATGCAGCTCGTGGTGCGGGACACCGGCGGGCGCTTCAACCACTACACCATCCGCGAGATCACCGAGACCACCCGTAGCACCGTCGTCACGGCAAGCGATCCGGGCAAGATTGTCTCGCGTGGCGATATGCTGTTCTCCGGCGGCACGGTGACCAACGACAAGAGCGCCATCGTGGCAGGCGGTGCGCTCAATGGAACGATCGATGGCGCCAGCAACGGCGGCACCAATCCTCAGGGGGAGATCCACGTTCACCGCGATGTTGTCTCCATACACCGCACCACCAAGAGCTGTGCCGGCGGTACAAGGACCTGCAACAAAGACAGCATCAGTTATCCCAGCTACGACCTGCCGGTCACCCACTTCGATCTGGGTATCTGGAAGGCGCAAGCCCACACTACACCGGACAGCCGCGCCAATCCCGCCGCCGGCCAGGCGCCGCAGGTGGCGCTGCTGGCATCGAGCCAGCTTTATCGTCCGGGGACGGCCCCCGGCAGCACGCACTACATCGAAACCGACCCGGCCTTCGTCAACTATCGCCTCTTCCTCTCCAGCGACTATCAACTGGGCCGCCTGGCCATGGATCCGCAGCGCGCACAAAAGCGCCTGGGCGACGGCTACTACGAGCAGCAACTGGTCAACGACCAGATCCTGAGGCTGACCGGACGCAAGCAGCTCGGCGCCTACGCCAGCGACGAAGACCAGTACCGGGCATTGATGGACGCCGGCGTGACCTATGGGCAACGCTTCGGCCTGGCCCCGGGCATTGCCCTGTCGGCGGCGCAGATGGCGCAACTGACCAGCGACCTGGTGTGGCTGGTTGAGCAAGACGTCAGCTTGCCTGACGGCTCCACCCAGAAAGCGCTGGTGCCCAAGGTGTACCTGTCCCGCCTGCGCGAGCAGGACCTCAAGCCCACCGGCGCCCTGATCGCCGCCGACAGCATCGACCTGCGCATCAACGGCAGCCTGGCCAATGCAGGCACCCTGCGCGCCAACACCACGCTGGCCATCGCCGCCTCGCAGGACATCGACAACACCCTGGGCACGATGGCCAGTGACGCCGGCGCCGGCACGACAACGCTGAGGACAGGCCGCGATTTCAACAACCGGTCGGGCACGATCAGCGGCAACCGCGTGGCCATCGTGGCCGGACGCGACGCCAACATCGGCACGATCGCCAATACCAGCCAAAGCGTCCACGGCACGCAGGTCGCCCTGGAGCGCAGCGGCGGCGTCGACGCCGGCACGCTCTGGCTGCAAGCGCAGCGCGACATCAACCTCAACGCCGCCGCCGTCAACACCACAGGCGACGCCGCGCTGACCGCCGGCAACAACCTGAACCTGAACGCGGTCAAGACGCAGGAAGAACTCAAGGTCACCTACGACGACAGGAACCATCTCTACAAGAAGCAGGAGCAGGCCAACGGCACGACGATGCGCAGCGGCGGCAATACGGCGCTGGCCGCAGGCAACGATCTCAATGCGCAAGCCGCATACGTCAACAGCGACAAGGCCATCACTGCCACCGCCGGCGGCAACATCAGCATCGGCGCGGCCGCGCAAGCCGGCAGCTACGACCAGGAGGTCTATATCTCCTCCTCCGGGCCGCTCACCTCGAGCAGCATGCACAGCAAGGACAAGCAAACCGGCACGCAGGCCATCGGCTCGACCTTCTCGGGTGACACCGTCAACCTGCAGGCGGGCCGGGACATCCGCGTTGCCGGTAGCAACGTGGTCTCCAGCGCCGGCACGCAGCTCGCGGCGCAAGGCAACATCGACATCCTCGCCAGCGAGAACGTCCAGAGCCAGACCTACAGCAAGGTCGAGAAGAGCTCCGGCCTGCTCTCCGGCGGCGGCGTTGGCGTCACCATCGGCAGCCGCACCCTGGAAAACGAGCAGGCCAGCCGGCAGGTCAACCACAACGCCAGCACCATCGGCGCCGTCAACGGCAACGTGAACGTTGTGTCCGGCCAAGCCTACACGCAGGCCGGCAGCCATGTCGTGGCGCCGCAAGGCGACCTCCGCATCCAGGCCGGCAAGATCGACATCGGCGCGGCAATCGACACCGCCGACGCCACGCAGGACACGCGCTTCAAGCAAACCGGCGTCAGCTTGCAGATCGTCAATCCGGTGCTCTCGGCCGCGCAGGCGGTGCAGCAATTGAAGCAGGCCTCGGAGAAGGTCAAGGACAGCCGCATGAAAGGCCTGGCGGCGGGCGCAGCCGCCTTGACCATCGCCAACACGGCAACTCAGGTGGGCGAGAGCAAGGCGCTGGCTGGCGGCATCGACCTGGCGGTCTCGCTGGGAACGTCGAAGAGCCAGAGCCACAGCGAGCAGCACAGCACTACTGCCGTCGGATCGGCAGCGCTGGCCGGCGGCGATCTCAGCATCATCGCCAAGGGTGCCGGCCGGGACAGCAACCTGAACGTGCAAGGCAGCAAGCTGGAGGCAGGCCGCAACGTCCTCCTGAACGCCGACAACCAGATCAACCTGAGCGCATCGCGCAGCACCAGCGAACAACACAGCAGCAACAGTAACAGTTCGATGAGTGTGGGCGCTTCCGTCGGCACCTCCGGCTTGATGTTCAACGTGGCCGCCTCGGGCGGTCGTGGCAAGGGCGACGGCAGCGATGTCAGCCACACCAACACCCAGGTCAGCGCCGGCAATACGCTGACGATGAGCTCCGGTGGCGATACCACCCTGAAGGGCGCAGTAGCCAAGGGCAAGCAAGTCGTGGCCGACATCGGCGGCAACCTCGCCATCGAAAGCCAGCAAGACAGCAGCACCTACCAGAGCCGGCAACAGAGCCTGGGCGGCAGCCTCTCGGCCGGCCCCGGCAGGGGCGTCTCCGGCAGCATCAACGCCAGCCGCAGCCGGGTCGACGGCAACTACCAGAGCGTCACCGAACAGAGCGCCATCAACGCGGGAGACGACGGCTTCCAGGTTAAGGTGGCCGGCAAGACCGACCTCAAGGGCGCCAAGATCGCCAGCACCGACAAGGCGGTGGAGGAGGGCAAGAACCGGTTGCAGACGGCCAGCCTGGCCACCAGCGACATCAACAACAAGAGCGAATACAAGGCCGAGAGCCAGAGCGTCAGCGCAGGTGCCGGCAACAACGGCGGCAGATCCATCTTGAACGGCGCCGGCGTCGGCGTAGGCGGCGCCAGCGGCAGCGAAAGCAGCGTGACCACCGCAGGCGTCTCGGGCATCGCCGGCGACACCAAGGTCAGGAGCGACAAGGACAGCAGCAAGGCCCTGGTGAAGAAATGGGATGGCAGGCAGTTGCAGGAGGATGTGGAGGCGCAGGCCAAGATCACGGAAGCATTCGGCAAGCAGGCATCACAGGCAATCGGCGACTACGCCGGCGCCCAACTCAAGAAGGCTGTCGATTCAGGAGATACGGAAGCCATCGAGAAATGGAAAGAAGGCGGCGCCTATCGCGTGGCCCTGCACACCTTGGCGGGAGGCTTGTCAGGAGGTGTAGCCGGCGCGGCGGGAGCAGGCGTCACCGCAGCAACAATGCCCCAGATCGCGGACGCGATCAAATCGATGGGCTTGCCTGAGGGCGTGACCAAGGGACTCATCGCCGCCACGGGAGCCGCCGTAGGGGCAACGGTCGGCGGCGTGCAAGGCGCTGCCAGCGGCTTTAACCAGACTGCCAACAATTACCTCAAGCACGAAGAAGATCAGCAGAAGCTCAAGGCAAAAGCTGACTGCGCCACCAGCGGAAACCCTTCGCAATGCCGTCGCGACGTGGAGAAGGAATACAACCAGCTAGGCCGTGAGCGCCAGGGACGTAAATGTACTGACGCCGAAACCTGTCGTGCGAATCGGGATGAGATCGCTGGCGACTTGCAGACGACATTGGCAAGGCAAGAAGAACTGGATCGCAAGTCCTATCAAGGCAAGCAAAAGCTGACGGAGATCGAGACGCAGGAATATATCTCCAACAGCGAGCAGATTTCGAGAATGAACTCGGCCTTGGAAGAGACTCAGCGGCAGCTTCGGAAGGTGATTCCGTACGATCAGTGGACGGCGGCGGAGAAAGAGAAAGCTTTTGCGGATGCGATGACTGCGGTTGGTGGATTGGGCGCGACAGGTGCTGTGGGACGGGTGCCGTCTAGGCAAAAAGCCGATGGTGCAAAGGACGCGTCATGGGGCTTGTCAATCTCTGAAACCAAGATAATGATCTCATCGGCACAGGAAGAATATAAGGGAACTACAGTCGTGGGACATGCGTTGTCTAAACACGCGGGGCGAAATCCTGATTTATGGGGAGATATTACAGGTTCAACGAAAACGTGGAATGAGCAAGGTATGCAGCAGTTGCGAGAGATAATTCGCGGTCCAGGAGAGTTTTTAAAGAAAGAATCAGGAAATGGGATTTCATTTATGGAGAAGCGTCTTCCAGATGGACGTGGTGTCCGTCTGAATATGGATCGCACATTCAAAGGATTTTTAGATTAA